A section of the Pochonia chlamydosporia 170 chromosome 2, whole genome shotgun sequence genome encodes:
- a CDS encoding fungal zn(2)-Cys(6) binuclear cluster domain-containing protein, producing MFGTWKYGRGEGQVENLKISHDYETARSNQHQLKCSGEREGCDRCAAQGLACEYSRSSSRSQKKSRKSEVPSSCSSRSGRETSGSPKSSHKPHSHSHSSKSRKDRRGSHHSGSSRAESLVASGQIYDSGSGDTGYGMGAFDSYGTIASTAASHASAYHATAPIEGFPAGGDFDQGNWMLDVATSSGTMGSSFMATSDSMYGNDATAYGNYPGQDGYDMYSNVDPRYWGQSQNQD from the exons ATGTTTGGAACTTGGAAATATGGCCGCGGTGAAGGACAAGTCGAGAACTTGAAGATTTCCCACGACTATGAGACAGCACGTTCCAACCAGCATCAA TTGAAATGCAGCGGCGAAAGGGAAGGCTGTGACAGATGCGCCGCCCAAGGCCTTGCCTGCGAATATAGCCGCTCGAGTTCTCGCAGTCAGAAAAAGTCCAGGAAGTCGGAGGTGCCCTCCTCCTGCAGCTCAAGAAGTGGCCGTGAAACCAGCGGCAGCCCGAAAAGTTCACATAAACCtcattcccattcccattcctCAAAGTCCAGAAAGGACAGACGGGGTAGCCACCACTCGGGTAGCTCTCGCGCTGAATCGCTTGTGGCCAGTGGGCAAATCTATGACAGCGGCTCAGGAGACACGGGCTATGGAATGGGTGCATTTGACAGCTACGGGACTATAGCTTCTACTGCAGCCTCCCATGCTTCAGCATATCACGCAACTGCCCCAATAGAGGGCTTTCCAGCTGGTGGAGATTTCGATCAAGGAAACTGGATGCTAGATGTAGCAACCAGCTCTGGGACCATGGGCTCGTCATTCATGGCAACTTCCGACTCCATGTACGGAAACGATGCCACTGCATACGGCAACTATCCTGGCCAAGATGGCTACGACATGTACTCAAACGTTGACCCTCGCTACTGGGGCCAAAGCCAGAATCAAGATTGA
- a CDS encoding DNA repair protein Rad14 (similar to Cordyceps militaris CM01 XP_006667380.1), whose translation MERATTPPPSKAAPVASPSTPEVTRRIEENRLRAKAIRDQREAEQRATGNVPSVPKSAGGFVPTEDVHITKPVNGKRQFSEISSNPPPTIESGTNRDGRNQGDAEALRPAAKFTKFVDYNMSSMTDTKGGFLSTEDDPHNYALGVKKPGEQDEQRPKDMTVQEWERMQLIRKLQRQKAGPFEPGISVLEDESKRKKCRECKSLEIDFVWEEVFHICVCNKCKEKYPEKYSLLTKTECKEDYLLTDPELRDPELLPHLSKPNPHKSHWHDMMLFLRFQVEEYAVNTKWGSAEKLDAEYERRETQKKARKEAKFKEKLMDLKRKTRTDAFRRQAGTLSKSGASKFGDSIRDTKHAHQWGRTVENEEGMTIKTCVDCGMEVEELEL comes from the exons ATGGAGCGTGCGACAACGCCGCCTCCCTCCAAAGCTGCACCTGTCGCTTCGCCATCGACGCCAGAAGTTACCAGACGGATC GAAGAGAATCGGCTGCGAGCTAAAGCCATCCGAGACCAACGCGAGGCTGAACAAAGAGCGACTGGAAATGTCCCGTCCGTCCCCAAGTCTGCTGGCGGGTTCGTTCCCACGGAAGACGTTCATATCACCAAGCCGGTAAACGGCAAGCGACAATTCAGCGAAATATCATCtaatcctcctccaactATCGAATCCGGTACCAACCGCGATGGCCGAAATCAAGGCGATGCAGAGGCCCTCCGACCTGCTGCCAAATTCACCAAGTTCGTCGATTACAATATGAGCTCCATGACCGATACAAAGGGAGGTTTCCTTTCTACCGAAGATGATCCGCACAACTACGCACTGGGAGTCAAGAAACCTGGCGAACAAGATGAACAGCGACCGAAGGACATGACTGTGCAGGAGTGGGAGCGAATGCAGCTCATACGCAAGTTGCAACGGCAAAAGGCTGGCCCGTTTGAGCCTGGCATCAGCGTCTTGGAAGACGAAAGCAAGAGAAAGAAATGTAGAGAATGCAAAAGTCTAGAGATTGACTTTGTGTGGGAGGAGGTCTTTCATATTTGCGTTTGCAACAAGTGCAAGGAGAAGTATCCGGAGAAGTACTCACTCCTAACCAAGACGGAGTGCAAGGAGGACTACCTTTTAACCGACC CGGAACTTCGAGATCCGGAACTATTACCGCATCTTTCCAAACCAAATCCGCACAAGTCACACTGGCATGACATGATGTTGTTCCTTCGATTCCAGGTTGAAGAGTATGCTGTCAATACGAAATGGGGTTCCGCAGAAAAGCTAGATGCGGAGTACGAGCGTCGCGAGACACAGAAGAAGGCTAGAAAGGAAGCCAAGTTCAAAGAGAAGCTGATGGACTTGAAGCGCAAAACTCGAACAGATGCCTTTCGACGGCAAGCTGGTACGTTGAGCAAGTCGGGTGCAAGCAAATTTGGAGACTCAATACGTGACACAAAGCATGCTCATCAGTGGGGTCGTACGGTAGAAAACGAAGAGGGCATGACGATAAAAACGTGTGTTGACTGCGGTATGGAAGTTGAAGAGCTGGAATTGTGA
- a CDS encoding transmembrane alpha-helix domain-containing protein, with amino-acid sequence MNLLPLTIHEVTRVLTKYPEDEEKKRFPRVTACNDGSFCCEKDGTGCCTAKKGTFLDKNGNIAKGPATTTLSWGPERTSAGYQTVTSAQTTISTATNTPTQSPSATPSPDSNDDNNAAKIGAGVGVPVGVLAIGGVAAFFFFRRRKQAKNSNSVPELGTEGEQKKVVYTGPPVQPQELDGSENQVHRSELPA; translated from the coding sequence ATGAATCTACTTCCTCTCACGATTCACGAAGTCACCCGCGTGCTAACGAAATACCCTGAAGAcgaggagaaaaagagatTCCCCCGAGTTACAGCCTGCAATGACGGCTCATTTTGTTGCGAGAAGGACGGAACTGGGTGTTGTACCGCCAAAAAGGGCACATTTCTCGATAAGAACGGCAACATCGCCAAAGGTCCTGCAACAACGACATTATCATGGGGCCCGGAACGCACATCAGCAGGATACCAGACGGTAACCTCGGCGCAAACCACCATATCGACAGCCACCAATACCCCTACTCAGTCGCCttcagcaacaccatcaccagactcgaATGACGATAACAACGCCGCCAAAATTGGTGCCGGAGTAGGCGTTCcagttggtgttttggccaTTGGAGGCGTTgcagctttcttcttcttcagacGCAGAAAACAGGCcaagaacagcaacagcGTTCCCGAACTTGGAACCGAGGGGGAACAGAAGAAGGTGGTGTACACGGGACCGCCGGTTCAACCTCAGGAATTAGATGGCAGTGAGAACCAGGTACACCGATCTGAACTTCCTGCTTAG
- a CDS encoding WD repeat protein (similar to Coccidioides immitis RS XP_001242486.1): MGPNVGNGVGGMEMGMGMGMHPNGPNQPQATEYTLQGVMRFLQTEWHRHERERNAWEIEKQEMRGRIASLEGQARRADATQKALRKYVTILERKVKDQASQLKGTSAAEAAEAAKNDRAAKIQEKLRAASNKYSPPGVEGIEVEKTDDDTQRNELKTFLDQCQSEFMYLMITPANPQPPRDSPPLPMIEDLREVEQYGMPPPQHMDRQYQMQRQNANHVQDFNVMNPRQQPPQNPIPQMQQPPSNLGPKQELQPQPMLRSAGDNQQGMYGPPSDWSGPVSVTTRPIEENMPGPNHAAEALGGMQDAGESRDKIPANIDPDGWDFPEGTFPEPGAAQQNLQSVTNRPDTDVFPNADYLPKSPNRVPSGGHRRKSSMSRRRSGEHDLGLGASQKSDSGNFKLRFGLRGHLDTVRTVIFSGGGSPGEPEICTAGDDGMVKRFHIPRLDNHAGSFGGPASDLDVIANFTHRGRSGSVLSLTSWSPAPNFSTGGRAQGDGWIFSGGQDATIRVWERGRVDPKATLEGHTDAVWALCVLPTTLGAIFGTSSPYGSADRILLVSGAADGSARVWSVSAPPQLSSPQPGSNRGMSGRGGRVRGNSMSSGSGFSNSPQASVASNSPFNHTLVHVISRADGSKASPTSITPLGPSGETFIVSYSDAAVIVYDTKSGEQVGSMDSMETYDGSIKTGVNAIVATTIGLDQANQHHGNSLGGEEENAAGGPTGGRSMAGSGVEGTIISGHEDRFVRFFDANSGQCTYNMLAHPDAISSLSLSPDGRELVSAGHDASLRFWSLEKRSCTQEITSHRVMRGEGICSCVWSQDGRWVVSGGGDGVVKVFAR, translated from the exons ATGGGCCCAAACGTGGGCAACGGCGTGGGCgggatggagatgggcatgggcatgggcatgcaTCCAAATGGACCGAATCAACCCCAGGCGACCGAGTATACACTGCAAGGCGTTATGCGGTTCTTGCAGACGGAGTGGCATCGGCATGAGCGAGAGAGGAACGCCTGGGAGATCGAGAAGCAGGAGATGCGAGGGAGGATAGCTAGCCTCGAGGGGCAGGCACGGAGGGCAGATGCCACGCAAAAGGCTCTCAGGAAATACGTCACTATTCTGGAACGAAAAGTCAAGGACCAAGCGTCACAGCTCAAGGGCACCTCGGcggctgaggctgctgaggcgGCTAAGAATGATCGTGCGGCCAAAATTCAGGAGAAGCTTCGAG CTGCGTCGAACAAGTACAGCCCACCTGGCGTTGAGGGAATCGAAGTCGAAAAAACGGATGACGACACACAGAGGAACGAGCTCAAGACCTTCTTGGACCAATGCCAATCCGAGTTTATGTATTTGATGATCACGCCAGCCAATCCGCAACCACCTCGCGACTCACCACCGCTTCCCATGATTGAGGATCTACGCGAAGTTGAGCAATATGGAATGCCCCCGCCTCAGCACATGGACCGACAGTATCAAATGCAACGACAAAATGCGAACCACGTCCAAGATTTCAATGTTATGAACCCGAGACAGCAACCTCCGCAGAATCCTATACCCCAGATGCAGCAGCCGCCGTCCAATTTGGGACCAAAGCAGGAGTTGCAACCTCAACCGATGCTTCGATCCGCGGGAGACAACCAGCAGGGAATGTACGGACCGCCGAGCGACTGGTCGGGCCCTGTGTCTGTGACAACTCGCCCCATCGAAGAAAATATGCCAGGCCCTAACCACGCCGCCGAGGCTTTGGGTGGCATGCAAGATGCAGGAGAGTCGAGAGACAAGATTCCGGCAAACATTGACCCAGATGGCTGGGACTTCCCCGAGGGTACCTTTCCAGAACCGGGTGCTGCTCAACAGAACCTTCAATCTGTCACGAACCGGCCCGACACAGACGTATTCCCAAACGCCGATTATCTGCCCAAATCCCCTAATCGAGTTCCGAGCGGTGGACATCGAAGAAAGAGCTCCATGTCTAGGAGACGCAGCGGGGAGCACGATCTGGGGTTGGGAGCCAGCCAAAAGTCCGACAGTGGCAACTTTAAGCTGCGCTTTGGATTGCGGGGACACCTCGACACGGTTCGCACGGTTATCTTTTCGGGTGGTGGCAGCCCCGGAGAGCCTGAGATTTGCACCGCCGGCGACGACGGTATGGTTAAACGGTTCCACATTCCCAGGCTGGACAACCACGCTGGTTCGTTTGGCGGACCGGCTTCCGACCTGGACGTTATTGCAAACTTCACACACCGCGGTCGCTCTGGCTCAGTATTGAGCTTGACATCATGGTCGCCTGCTCCCAACTTTTCCACGGGAGGACGAGCGCAAGGCGACGGGTGGATCTTTTCTGGTGGGCAAGATGCGACTATCCGCGTGTGGGAGCGTGGGCGAGTCGATCCCAAGGCAACTCTCGAGGGCCACACCGATGCTGTATGGGCCCTTTGCGTACTACCTACTACTCTAGGTGCAATTTTCGGTACCTCAAGCCCGTACGGTAGCGCAGACCGCATCTTGCTTGTTTCTGGAGCCGCTGATGGATCAGCTCGAGTGTGGTCAGTGAGTGCTCCTCCGCAGCTAAGTTCGCCGCAGCCAGGATCAAATCGGGGTATGAGCGGGCGCGGCGGCAGAGTTCGCGGCAACTCGATGAGCTCTGGCAGCGGCTTCTCCAACTCGCCTCAAGCCAGTGTTGCATCCAACTCTCCATTCAACCATACGCTTGTGCATGTCATCTCACGAGCAGATGGATCCAAGGCCAGTCCCACTAGCATCACGCCACTGGGTCCTTCTGGGGAAACGTTTATTGTTTCCTACTCGGACGCTGCCGTTATTGTATACGACACCAAATCCGGCGAGCAGGTTGGGTCGATGGACAGCATGGAGACGTACGATGGCTCAATCAAGACGGGCGTCAATGCCATTGTCGCCACTACCATTGGTTTGGATCAGGCCAACCAGCACCATGGCAACAGTCTGGgtggcgaggaggagaatgCGGCTGGCGGTCCAACCGGGGGACGGTCAATGGCTGGCTCTGGCGTTGAGGGTACAATTATCTCGGGGCACGAAGATCGATTTGTGCGATTCTTCGATGCCAACAGCG GCCAATGTACCTACAACATGCTGGCGCACCCGgacgccatctccagcctgtCACTCAGCCCCGACGGCCGCGAGCTCGTAAGCGCCGGGCACGATGCGTCGTTGCGGTTCTGGAGCCTGGAAAAGAGATCATGTACACAAGAGATTACGAGCCACCGAGTGATGCGCGGAGAGGGCATTTGCTCATGTGTTTGGAGCCAGGACGGACGGTGGGTAGTGAGCGGCGGTGGCGACGGAGTGGTCAAGGTATTTGCACGGTAG
- a CDS encoding phosphate transporter (Pho88) (similar to Metarhizium acridum CQMa 102 XP_007809110.1): MAGLSPQITNLVIMLGMMQVSKRIPFDDPNVLNTVRAVYVGSNVLIALLYLYIGTQINKKKDLTTLKYVEPPPMGSTEEGKLVTTTIQAYDKDQLRSLFRGQMMGIAIMAFMHLYMKYTNPLLIQSILPVKSALESNLVKIHIYGQPAIGDLKRPFKQAAGFMSAMQQGQAQSDKKAVEAAEKSGRGGAKEE, from the exons ATGGCCGGTCTCAGCCCCCAAAT TACcaacctcgtcatcatgttgGGCATGATGCAGGTGTCGAAGCGCATTCCCTTTGACGACCCCAACGTCCTCAACACCGTTCGCGCCGTCTACGTCGGTAGCAATGTCCTCATTGCCCTCCTTTACCTGTACATTGGAACGCAgatcaacaagaagaagg ACTTGACCACCCTCAAGTACGTCGAGCCTCCCCCAATGGGCTCCACCGAAGAAGGCAAGCtcgtcaccaccacgatCCAAGCCTACGACAAGGACCAGCTTCGCTCCCTCTTCCGCGGACAGATGATGGGCATTGCTATCATGGCCTTCATGCACCTCTACATGAAGTACACCAACCCCCTCCTCATCCAGAGCATTCTGCCCGTCAAAAGCGCCCTCGAGAGCAACCTCGTCAAGATCCACATCTACGGCCAGCCCGCCATCGGTGACCTCAAGCGCCCCTTCAAGCAGGCCGCTGGCTTCATGAGCGCCATGCAGCAGGGTCAGGCTCAGAGCGACAAGAAGGCCGTcgaggctgctgagaagTCTGGCCGCGGCGGTGCCAAGGAGGAGTAA
- a CDS encoding peptidase family s51 domain-containing protein: MIYLGGGGSSTDEAAVFSAAFHPPARIVIWPWAQPSHRWDGMKSWIQSSVEPLGSFPPVTIGHAPDFGLDTADIIVIPGGNTFLLLQELQRYGLLHRLRGFVSKGGRVYGGSAGAVIQGADIGIIDEKAGGMDVNEGVVDLKGLDFLSGWVVFPHYGEEWKAHCERWSREKGVCVLGIAERGGLEVGDGRAVNLGPEDVWMFGNGRMERWVAGEERVLGSGM; encoded by the coding sequence ATGATCTacctcggcggcggcggatcCTCCACCGACGAAGCCGCCGTCTTCTCCGCAGCCTTCCACCCCCCAGCCCGCATCGTCATCTGGCCATGGGCACAACCTTCCCACCGCTGGGACGGCATGAAGTCCTGGATCCAGTCATCCGTAGAGCCGCTCGGTTCATTCCCCCCCGTGACAATTGGCCATGCACCTGATTTTGGCCTCGACACCGCTGACATTATTGTCATTCCGGGCGGGAACACATTCCTCCTGctgcaggagctgcagcGGTATGGGCTTCTACATCGTTTGAGGGGGTTTGTGTCCAAGGGGGGAAGGGTATATGGCGGGTCGGCAGGGGCGGTGATTCAAGGTGCTGATATTGGAATCATTGACGAGAAGGCTGGTGGTATGGATGTTAATGAGGGGGTAGTTGATTTGAAGGGGCTGGATTTCCTGTCGGGGTGGGTGGTGTTTCCGCATTACGGGGAGGAGTGGAAAGCTCATTGCGAGAGATGGAGCCGTGAGAAGGGCGTGTGTGTTTTGGGGATCGCGGAACGGGGAGGgttggaggttggtgatgggagGGCGGTGAATCTTGGGCCCGAGGATGTTTGGATGTTTGGGAatgggaggatggagaggTGGGTTGC
- a CDS encoding tyrosine phosphatase (similar to Metarhizium robertsii ARSEF 23 XP_007824764.2), producing the protein MASKRSSRIYVDEEVHKDDANQKQTSSAYISRRSSRNSLKDDAFQATEDMEEGLRQGTINWELQASSSRSHSLVSNAKEAPAPSTSSRHSEISGMAQPEKSPSYLPVPPLTSRLVGTSMSSSSTSSLSDSSDFPTPSSNGRPINFGAVIPGVYRSSYPKPEDYDFLRNLGLKTVVTLVKKDELDHDLESFVTSNGIHQVIFNMKGTKKESIPMSTMRSILELVLDRKNYPLMIHCNHGKHRTGCVVAAIRKLSGWQLNAVIDEYKAYAEPKVRECDVEYISTFQCAPLQSLYNLYGEPARVSPIHLRTFFRTVLFSTFVMAVWLISGSHITMGHDDSAV; encoded by the coding sequence ATGGCCTCTAAGAGAAGCTCGCGAATATATGTGGACGAGGAAGTCCACAAGGACGACGCCAACCAAAAACAGACATCCTCCGCTTATATTTCCCGGCGAAGTTCTCGCAACTCGCTCAAAGACGACGCATTCCAGGCTActgaggacatggaagaaggTCTGCGACAAGGAACCATAAACTGGGAACTCCAAGCTAGCTCTTCACGGTCACACAGCCTTgtctccaacgccaaagaaGCGCCTGCTCCAAGTACGTCAAGTAGACATTCGGAAATCTCTGGTATGGCACAACCCGAAAAATCCCCATCTTATCTTCCGGTGCCTCCACTAACAAGCCGCCTAGTAGGgacatcaatgtcatcttCGTCCACATCTTCATTGTCTGATTCTTCTGATTTCCCTACACCAAGCTCCAATGGTCGTCCCATCAATTTTGGGGCCGTCATTCCTGGAGTATACCGAAGCAGCTATCCAAAACCCGAGGACTACGACTTCCTAAGAAATTTAGGGTTGAAGACAGTAGTAACCTTGGTCAAAAAGGATGAGCTTGACCACGACTTGGAATCATTTGTAACCTCCAACGGCATTCATCAAGTCATTTTCAACATGAAAGGGACAAAGAAAGAGTCCATTCCCATGAGCACAATGCGATCAATTCTTGAGCTCGTGCTGGATCGGAAGAATTACCCGTTAATGATTCACTGTAATCATGGCAAGCACCGAACAGGCTGCGTTGTAGCCGCAATTCGCAAACTTTCCGGCTGGCAGCTAAATGCTGTCATTGACGAATACAAGGCGTATGCGGAACCAAAAGTCCGTGAGTGCGACGTTGAATACATCAGCACATTCCAATGCGCGCCTCTACAAAGCTTGTACAACCTATATGGAGAGCCCGCCAGGGTCAGCCCGATACACCTGCGGACATTTTTTCGGACCGTTCTCTTCTCGACTTTTGTGATGGCAGTTTGGCTGATTTCTGGGTCACACATTACCATGGGCCACGACGATTCGGCCGTGTAA